One genomic window of Deinococcus sedimenti includes the following:
- a CDS encoding SpoIID/LytB domain-containing protein, whose product MRSCLRVGAAVCGGVLLGSGASALNVRVLVASAPQLTVRVAAPAPATGALNVPGPPATTPLPVQAWTVGAAGAQLTLNGQSTGSATLYLPPSAGSAVEIAGKTYRGGVQLRAEKGGVQGINVVDLEDYLRGVVPAEMPASWPAAAVQAQAVIARTYVTARINPATPFDTCATDACQVYGGVAAEKPQADAAIAATRAQVVAFGGKPASTFFSSDNGGFTASSGEVWGKDLPYLPAKADPFTAGGPRARWQLEVPLTRVQEAAGNAGVRVGALRGVTVTRVSESGRPLEITFVGATGSGKLTGANAGGFVRALGAPATRVTLSGLNPLVLTGSGSGHGVGLSQYGALGLANAGYSHLHVLGFYYPGTQLATLTADAGEQRPALGVQAALPTPALTPTPVWGSAPQDVVAAGRGATP is encoded by the coding sequence ATGCGTTCATGTCTGCGTGTTGGCGCTGCGGTGTGCGGCGGGGTGCTGCTGGGCTCTGGGGCGTCAGCGCTGAACGTGCGGGTGCTGGTGGCCAGCGCGCCGCAGCTGACGGTGCGCGTGGCTGCGCCCGCACCGGCCACCGGAGCGCTGAACGTGCCGGGGCCTCCCGCGACCACGCCGCTTCCGGTGCAGGCCTGGACGGTCGGAGCGGCGGGCGCGCAGCTCACCCTAAACGGGCAGTCGACGGGCAGCGCCACGCTGTACCTGCCGCCCAGCGCGGGCAGCGCCGTGGAGATCGCCGGGAAGACCTACCGCGGCGGGGTGCAGCTGCGCGCTGAGAAGGGCGGCGTGCAGGGCATCAACGTCGTGGACCTCGAGGACTACCTGCGCGGTGTCGTGCCGGCCGAGATGCCCGCCTCGTGGCCGGCGGCGGCGGTGCAGGCGCAGGCGGTCATCGCGCGGACGTACGTCACGGCGCGCATCAACCCCGCTACACCGTTCGACACCTGCGCCACGGACGCCTGTCAGGTGTACGGGGGTGTGGCGGCCGAGAAGCCGCAGGCGGACGCGGCAATCGCGGCGACGCGCGCGCAGGTCGTCGCGTTCGGCGGGAAGCCCGCCAGTACCTTCTTCAGCAGTGACAACGGGGGGTTCACGGCGTCCAGCGGTGAGGTGTGGGGGAAGGATCTCCCGTACCTGCCCGCGAAGGCGGACCCGTTCACGGCGGGCGGCCCGCGCGCCCGCTGGCAGCTGGAGGTCCCCCTGACCCGCGTGCAGGAGGCCGCCGGGAACGCCGGGGTGCGCGTCGGCGCCCTGCGAGGCGTGACCGTCACGCGCGTCAGCGAGTCGGGCCGCCCACTGGAGATCACGTTCGTGGGCGCCACCGGCAGCGGGAAACTGACGGGCGCGAACGCCGGGGGCTTCGTGAGAGCCCTGGGCGCCCCCGCGACCCGCGTGACCCTCTCGGGCCTGAATCCGCTGGTCCTGACCGGCAGCGGCAGCGGGCACGGCGTGGGCCTGTCGCAGTACGGGGCGCTGGGCCTGGCGAACGCCGGGTACAGCCACCTGCACGTCCTGGGCTTCTACTACCCGGGCACGCAGCTGGCCACCCTGACCGCCGACGCCGGGGAGCAGCGGCCCGCGCTGGGCGTGCAGGCGGCACTCCCGACTCCTGCGCTGACGCCCACGCCGGTGTGGGGATCGGCGCCGCAGGACGTGGTCGCGGCCGGGCGCGGGGCGACGCCGTGA
- a CDS encoding transporter substrate-binding domain-containing protein — protein sequence MTKHITGVTLPLLALTLGLGTAHAATPSTLQKGVLKIGMEGTYAPFTYRDASGTLTGFDVDIAKAVAAKLGLKAEFVLTEWSGILAGLQANKYDVIVNQVGITTERQKTIGFSKPYAYSSPQIIVKKTGSFAPKTLADLKGKRVGVGLGSNFEKSLRDAGGINVVTYPGAPEYLADLAAGRLDAAYNDRLLVGYLIKSQSLPVRGAGVIGDPEAVGIAMKKTNTSLKAAVDKALLQLKADGTYAKISRKWFGQDVSKP from the coding sequence ATGACCAAGCACATCACCGGCGTCACCCTGCCCCTGCTCGCCCTGACCCTCGGCCTCGGCACCGCCCACGCCGCCACCCCCAGCACCCTGCAGAAGGGCGTGCTGAAGATCGGCATGGAAGGCACCTACGCCCCCTTCACGTACAGGGACGCGTCGGGCACTCTCACCGGCTTCGACGTGGACATCGCCAAAGCCGTCGCCGCCAAGCTGGGCCTGAAGGCCGAGTTCGTCCTGACCGAATGGAGCGGCATCCTCGCCGGACTCCAGGCGAACAAGTACGACGTGATCGTCAACCAGGTCGGCATCACCACCGAACGCCAGAAGACCATCGGCTTCAGTAAACCCTACGCGTACTCCAGCCCGCAGATCATCGTCAAGAAGACCGGCAGCTTCGCGCCGAAGACCCTCGCGGACCTGAAGGGGAAACGCGTGGGCGTGGGCCTGGGCAGCAACTTCGAGAAGAGCCTGCGCGACGCGGGCGGCATCAACGTCGTCACGTACCCCGGCGCGCCCGAGTACCTCGCGGACCTCGCCGCCGGACGCCTCGACGCGGCGTACAACGACCGCCTGCTCGTCGGGTACCTCATCAAGTCCCAGAGCCTCCCCGTGCGCGGCGCGGGCGTCATCGGTGACCCCGAAGCGGTCGGCATCGCCATGAAAAAGACCAACACCAGCCTGAAGGCGGCGGTGGACAAGGCCCTGCTGCAACTCAAGGCCGACGGCACGTACGCGAAGATCAGCCGCAAGTGGTTCGGTCAGGACGTCAGCAAGCCTTAA
- a CDS encoding alpha-hydroxy acid oxidase — translation MTPDVQATPSEPLHHAVNLADIEALGRAALDRNALEYYASGANDEHTLRENRAAFTRARLRPRVLVDVSSVDTGTSVLGLPISSPIGIAPSAFHGLAHPDAESATARAAVARGSVMTLSTFSNTPIETVGADAQGRFWFQLYLLRDRDLSRSILDHALAAGARALVFTVDAPFLGRREANERHRFALPAHLGAPNVASREDLAQTETDRGSQLANYFRDLADKTFTWHDLDWLRRQTPLPIILKGILTAEDAHLAAEHGCHVWVSNHGGRQLDTAISSFEALPEIVDAVAGRTEIYLDGGVTRGTDVLKAVALGARAVFLGRAALWGLAAGGQRGVERTLELLEDEFRLAMALCGAARIEDLTPALVRL, via the coding sequence ATGACGCCCGACGTTCAGGCCACCCCCAGTGAACCCCTGCACCACGCCGTGAACCTCGCCGATATCGAGGCACTGGGCCGCGCCGCGCTGGACCGCAACGCCCTGGAGTACTACGCGAGCGGCGCGAACGACGAACACACCCTGCGCGAGAACCGCGCCGCGTTCACCCGCGCCCGCCTGCGCCCCCGCGTCCTCGTGGACGTCTCCAGCGTCGACACGGGCACCAGCGTGCTGGGCCTACCCATCAGCAGCCCCATCGGGATCGCGCCCAGCGCCTTCCATGGCCTCGCGCACCCAGACGCAGAAAGCGCCACCGCCCGCGCCGCCGTTGCGAGGGGCAGCGTCATGACGCTGAGCACCTTTAGCAACACCCCCATCGAGACGGTCGGCGCGGACGCGCAGGGCCGCTTCTGGTTCCAGCTGTACCTGCTGCGGGACCGGGACCTGAGCCGCAGCATCCTGGACCACGCCCTGGCCGCCGGCGCCCGAGCGCTGGTGTTCACCGTGGACGCCCCGTTCCTCGGGCGCCGCGAGGCGAACGAACGCCACCGCTTCGCGCTCCCCGCGCACCTGGGCGCCCCGAACGTCGCCAGCCGTGAGGACCTCGCGCAGACCGAGACGGACCGCGGCTCGCAACTCGCCAACTACTTCCGTGACCTGGCCGACAAGACCTTCACGTGGCACGACCTCGACTGGCTGCGCCGCCAGACACCCCTCCCCATCATCCTGAAAGGCATCCTGACCGCCGAGGACGCCCACCTTGCCGCCGAGCACGGCTGCCACGTCTGGGTCAGCAACCACGGCGGACGGCAGCTGGACACCGCCATCAGCAGCTTCGAGGCCCTCCCCGAGATCGTGGACGCCGTCGCGGGCCGCACCGAGATCTACCTCGACGGCGGCGTCACACGCGGCACCGACGTCCTGAAAGCCGTCGCGCTCGGCGCCCGCGCCGTGTTCCTCGGCCGCGCCGCCCTGTGGGGCCTCGCCGCCGGAGGACAGCGCGGCGTCGAACGCACCCTGGAACTGCTGGAGGACGAATTCCGCCTCGCCATGGCCCTGTGCGGCGCCGCGCGGATCGAGGACCTGACCCCGGCGCTGGTGCGGCTGTAA
- a CDS encoding amino acid ABC transporter permease, with the protein MNTEQLQLVLQSAWTSLPTLLGALPVTLGFALGAMVLGLPLGFLVALARLSRLGWVRGLSGLYVSFMRGTPLLVQIFVIYYGLPSLGVTLNPVAGGVIALTLNAAAYLSETMRAAILSIPKGQREAATSLGLSPAQTMQLIILPQAARVALPSLSNTLIGLVKDTSLVSVITVVELLRSAQLVIARTFEPFGPYLAAALIYWAVSSLLEVVQRVLERRFARGG; encoded by the coding sequence ATGAACACCGAACAGCTGCAACTCGTCCTCCAGAGCGCCTGGACGTCCCTGCCGACCCTGCTGGGCGCGCTGCCCGTCACGCTGGGGTTCGCGCTGGGCGCGATGGTGCTGGGCCTCCCGCTGGGTTTCCTGGTGGCGCTGGCGCGGCTGTCGCGGCTGGGCTGGGTGCGGGGCCTGAGCGGGCTGTACGTGTCGTTCATGCGCGGCACGCCGCTGCTCGTGCAGATCTTCGTCATCTACTACGGTCTGCCCAGCCTGGGAGTCACCCTGAACCCCGTGGCGGGCGGCGTGATCGCCCTGACACTGAACGCCGCCGCGTACCTGTCGGAGACGATGCGCGCCGCGATCCTCAGCATCCCGAAGGGGCAGCGGGAGGCGGCGACCAGCCTGGGCCTGAGCCCCGCGCAGACCATGCAGCTGATCATCCTGCCGCAGGCGGCGCGCGTGGCGCTGCCCAGCCTGAGCAACACCCTGATCGGACTGGTGAAGGACACGTCGCTGGTCAGCGTGATCACGGTCGTGGAGTTGCTGCGCAGCGCGCAGCTGGTCATCGCGCGGACCTTCGAACCGTTCGGGCCGTACCTGGCGGCGGCGCTGATCTACTGGGCGGTCAGCAGCCTGCTGGAGGTCGTGCAGCGCGTGCTGGAACGCCGCTTCGCCCGCGGCGGGTAG
- a CDS encoding DUF4153 domain-containing protein: protein MTLPGAPADVPQPPSPAPRLAWPLLTAAGLALAALLLTEGAGGAFGLNLAVWTALYLGVVTWRARREGQPPSPQMPSREGVTLLALAALFGVTFTLWAPTPDLGFLNALALTLCLGLGSAALRFPGLARAGVLDGLGAALSSGLRVIYGLAVLLDRFPWAHLKPASAAPRTWGRVGVGALLTVPLLAVFAPLLAGADASFARALEALLNLNVNFERSISTLGHLIGWLILTGGLVYGALLAARPSLFPPAPRDGRLGLIETGVPLGALALLFTAFAARQLPLLLGGALPGGQTYAAFIREGFGQLMTVALLTAAVLRVAYALSTPDARRRPAFHALNAAVLLPLTVILASAAQRWVLYTQAYGLSETRVLGAAFLVWVTLTLAWLAVTLWRDRASRFAYPALLLGLGTLLVTTALNPAELIARVNIARDLSGVTNAQRTEPQRANAGELLRLGAGAVPVITAHLDVLTDCTSNPGASGVPECIGASSLTRYLRNQYAETRDPRTWTLAYTRARQAALRLPVPTEPVTDPQEDVPVPARR from the coding sequence ATGACCCTCCCCGGTGCGCCCGCCGATGTCCCCCAGCCCCCCTCCCCGGCACCGAGACTCGCGTGGCCGCTGCTGACCGCCGCCGGACTGGCCCTGGCCGCACTGCTGCTGACCGAGGGCGCGGGCGGCGCGTTCGGGCTGAATCTGGCGGTGTGGACGGCGCTGTACCTGGGCGTGGTGACGTGGCGGGCGCGGCGCGAGGGCCAGCCCCCCAGCCCCCAGATGCCCAGCCGTGAAGGTGTGACGCTGCTGGCACTGGCGGCCCTGTTCGGCGTGACGTTCACGCTGTGGGCGCCCACGCCCGACCTGGGGTTCCTGAACGCACTGGCGTTGACGCTGTGCCTGGGGCTGGGCTCGGCGGCGCTACGTTTTCCGGGGCTGGCGCGGGCGGGCGTGCTGGACGGGCTGGGCGCGGCGCTGAGCAGCGGCCTTCGCGTCATCTACGGGCTGGCCGTGCTGCTCGACCGCTTCCCCTGGGCGCACCTGAAACCCGCCTCTGCCGCGCCGCGCACCTGGGGCCGGGTGGGCGTGGGCGCGCTGCTGACCGTGCCGCTGCTCGCGGTGTTCGCGCCGCTATTGGCCGGAGCGGACGCGTCGTTCGCGCGGGCGCTGGAGGCGCTGCTGAACCTGAACGTGAACTTTGAGCGGTCCATCAGCACCCTGGGGCACCTGATCGGCTGGCTGATCCTGACCGGCGGGCTGGTGTACGGCGCGCTGCTCGCCGCGCGGCCCAGCCTTTTCCCCCCCGCCCCGCGTGACGGACGGCTGGGTCTGATCGAGACGGGCGTGCCGCTGGGCGCGCTGGCGCTGCTGTTCACGGCGTTCGCGGCGCGGCAGCTGCCGCTGCTGCTGGGCGGTGCGCTGCCGGGCGGACAGACGTACGCGGCGTTCATCCGCGAGGGCTTCGGGCAGCTGATGACCGTCGCCCTGCTGACGGCGGCCGTGCTGCGCGTCGCGTACGCCCTGAGCACCCCCGACGCCCGCCGCCGCCCGGCCTTCCACGCGCTGAACGCCGCCGTGCTGCTGCCGCTGACGGTGATCCTGGCGTCCGCCGCGCAGCGCTGGGTGCTCTACACGCAAGCGTACGGCCTGAGCGAGACGCGCGTACTGGGCGCCGCGTTCCTCGTGTGGGTGACGCTGACCCTGGCGTGGCTGGCCGTGACCCTCTGGCGGGACCGGGCGAGCCGCTTCGCGTACCCGGCGCTGCTGCTGGGCCTGGGCACGCTGCTCGTCACGACGGCGCTGAACCCGGCCGAGCTGATCGCGCGGGTGAACATCGCACGCGACCTGTCGGGCGTCACGAACGCCCAGCGCACCGAGCCGCAGCGGGCGAACGCGGGCGAACTGCTACGCCTGGGCGCCGGGGCCGTGCCCGTCATCACGGCGCATCTGGACGTCCTGACCGACTGCACGTCGAACCCCGGCGCGAGCGGCGTGCCGGAGTGCATCGGGGCCTCCTCGCTGACCCGATACCTGCGGAACCAGTACGCGGAAACGCGCGACCCAAGGACCTGGACGCTCGCGTACACCCGCGCCCGTCAGGCCGCGCTGCGCCTGCCCGTCCCGACCGAACCAGTCACCGACCCGCAGGAAGACGTGCCGGTCCCCGCCAGACGCTGA
- a CDS encoding menaquinone biosynthesis decarboxylase produces the protein MAFPDIQSFMRLLEQRGELLRVTTPVSRELEITEIADRMVKQGGPALLFENVVGSDYPVAIGLLGTKERVALALGVDDLDGLAEKVRALIDLSGGGSKLGLLSNVTKLRDAMNLPPRRVRNAPVQEVVWRGDEVDLSKIPVLKCWPLDGGPFVTLPLVITKDPETGERNMGMYRVQVMSKNSTGMHWQRHKTGTKHLEKARKLGQKLEVAVAIGGDPALIYAATAPLPPVPGLDEFALAGYLRGQRYPVAKGVTVDLDVPANAEFVLEGYVDPSEDWVMEGPFGDHTGFYTLPDLYPHFHVTAVTMRRNPVYPATIVGRPPMEDAYLIEASERLFLPAAQLIIPEIVDYHMPPAGVAHNLVFVSIKKSYPGQAYKVANGLFGLGQMMFAKVIVVVDEDVTVTDFDAVWHEVTQKAVPGRDTLTTRGPIDVLDHSSRGWGYGGKLIIDATTKRPEEVGSAASSRPDQAGDTLAPEGFTPRAAHDLPTFDGVLAQRQTPDGYWLVALHKTRAGQARDLAAAFAAHPAAHGIRHLLICDDQTDVTDLQDVWWTILNNIDAERDVWVQGELLAWDGAQKLPQEGFVREWPPKIVMDKDIVDRVDRLWNVYGLPETLR, from the coding sequence ATGGCCTTCCCGGACATCCAGAGTTTCATGCGCCTCCTCGAGCAGCGCGGCGAACTGCTCCGCGTCACGACCCCGGTCAGCCGCGAGCTGGAAATTACCGAGATCGCCGATCGCATGGTCAAACAGGGCGGCCCGGCCCTGCTGTTCGAGAACGTCGTCGGCAGCGACTACCCCGTCGCCATCGGCCTGCTGGGCACCAAGGAGCGCGTGGCGCTCGCCCTCGGCGTGGACGACCTCGACGGACTGGCCGAGAAGGTCCGCGCCCTGATCGACCTGTCCGGCGGCGGCAGCAAACTGGGCCTGCTGAGCAACGTCACGAAGCTCCGCGACGCGATGAACCTCCCCCCGCGCCGCGTCCGCAACGCCCCCGTGCAGGAGGTCGTGTGGCGCGGCGACGAGGTGGACCTCTCGAAGATCCCGGTCCTGAAGTGCTGGCCGCTCGACGGTGGGCCGTTCGTCACGCTGCCCCTCGTGATCACGAAGGACCCGGAGACCGGCGAGCGCAACATGGGCATGTACCGCGTGCAGGTCATGAGCAAAAACAGCACCGGCATGCACTGGCAGCGGCACAAGACCGGCACCAAACACCTGGAGAAGGCCAGGAAACTGGGGCAGAAGCTGGAGGTCGCGGTCGCCATCGGCGGCGACCCGGCCCTGATCTACGCCGCCACCGCGCCCCTGCCGCCCGTGCCGGGCCTGGACGAATTCGCCCTGGCCGGGTACCTGCGCGGCCAGCGCTACCCCGTGGCCAAGGGCGTCACGGTGGATCTGGACGTGCCCGCCAACGCCGAGTTCGTGCTGGAAGGCTACGTGGACCCCAGCGAGGACTGGGTGATGGAAGGACCGTTCGGGGACCACACCGGCTTCTACACCCTGCCGGACCTGTACCCGCACTTCCACGTCACGGCCGTCACCATGCGCCGCAATCCCGTGTACCCGGCGACCATCGTGGGCCGCCCGCCCATGGAGGACGCGTACCTGATCGAGGCGTCCGAACGGCTGTTCCTGCCCGCCGCGCAGCTGATCATCCCGGAGATCGTCGATTACCACATGCCGCCGGCCGGGGTCGCGCACAACCTCGTGTTCGTCAGCATCAAGAAGTCGTATCCGGGGCAGGCGTACAAGGTCGCCAACGGCCTGTTCGGTCTGGGCCAGATGATGTTCGCCAAGGTCATCGTCGTCGTCGACGAGGACGTGACCGTCACCGACTTCGACGCCGTCTGGCACGAGGTGACGCAGAAGGCCGTGCCGGGCCGCGACACGCTCACCACGCGCGGCCCCATCGACGTGCTCGACCACAGCAGCCGCGGCTGGGGCTACGGCGGCAAACTCATCATCGACGCGACCACCAAACGCCCCGAGGAGGTCGGCAGCGCCGCCAGCAGCCGCCCCGACCAGGCCGGGGACACCCTCGCCCCCGAAGGCTTCACGCCGCGCGCCGCGCACGACCTCCCCACCTTCGACGGCGTCCTCGCCCAGCGGCAGACCCCGGACGGCTACTGGCTGGTCGCGCTGCACAAGACCCGCGCCGGACAGGCCCGCGACCTCGCCGCCGCGTTCGCCGCGCACCCCGCCGCGCACGGCATCCGCCACCTGCTGATCTGCGACGACCAGACCGACGTGACCGACCTCCAGGACGTCTGGTGGACCATCCTGAACAACATCGACGCCGAACGCGACGTCTGGGTGCAGGGGGAACTTCTCGCCTGGGACGGCGCGCAGAAACTCCCACAGGAAGGCTTCGTCCGCGAGTGGCCGCCCAAGATCGTCATGGACAAGGACATCGTGGACCGCGTGGACCGCCTGTGGAACGTGTACGGCCTGCCGGAAACCCTGCGGTAG
- a CDS encoding DUF427 domain-containing protein — translation MPQRVRPQPVPPAPGQESVWDYPRPPRLERTPATLEVWLGGERIACTTEGFRVLETSHPPTYYLPKAAFAPGVLERAPGGSVCEWKGEATYWTLRGGGRVQEGAGWSYEQPTAPFAPMAGFLAVYAGRMDECRVNGVRVTPQPGGFYGGWITPDVAGPFKGKPGTWGW, via the coding sequence ATGCCTCAGCGTGTCCGTCCGCAGCCCGTGCCGCCCGCCCCCGGTCAGGAGAGCGTCTGGGACTATCCGCGCCCCCCGCGACTGGAACGCACGCCCGCGACCCTGGAGGTCTGGCTGGGCGGCGAGCGGATCGCCTGCACGACAGAGGGCTTCCGGGTGCTGGAGACCAGTCACCCGCCCACCTATTACCTGCCGAAGGCGGCCTTCGCGCCGGGCGTGCTGGAGCGTGCCCCGGGTGGCAGCGTCTGCGAGTGGAAGGGCGAGGCGACGTACTGGACGCTCCGAGGGGGTGGCCGGGTGCAGGAGGGGGCGGGCTGGAGTTACGAGCAGCCCACCGCGCCCTTCGCGCCGATGGCGGGCTTCTTGGCGGTGTACGCGGGCCGGATGGACGAATGCCGCGTGAACGGCGTGCGGGTCACGCCGCAGCCCGGCGGGTTCTACGGGGGCTGGATCACGCCGGACGTGGCCGGGCCGTTCAAGGGCAAGCCGGGCACCTGGGGCTGGTAG